Within Thermoanaerobaculia bacterium, the genomic segment GCGCGGTCATAGCCGCCGAAGAGGCGCTCGAGCCACCCGAGCTGGGCCGGCTTGTGGATGGCCCACCCGGTCGCGATCGCGAGCGCGCCCGCGACCGGCATCGAAAAATACCCGAGCTTCTGGAGGGCGTTGTATTTCTCCCGCGCCGGCGGGTGCGGCCACGGCCGCCGGAGGATCTTCGCCGGCAGGACGCCCCCGTAGTACCGAACCATCGCGAACGCCCCGCCGGCGTCGCGCGGCCGCGGCACGAGCGCGCGCCAGCCGCGTCCGAGGACCAGTCCCGCCAGGTAGACGAGCCCGTTGGCCATGAAGAGATAGGCGAACAGCCAGTGGAGGCGCAGCGCCTCGGCGAGGATCCCGTGGCCGAGGCTGAAGTGATCGTAGAACCAGTTCCGAGGCTGCGGGAAACCGTGCTGGCCGGGCAGATGCGCGACGGCCCACGCGCCGGCGTCGGCGAGGTAGTCGGTGTTGCCCGTCCCCGGGTCGGGAGCGTGCTTCAACACGGGCGAGGCCCAGTAGATCGACAGTCCGCTCAGGATCATCATCAGGAGGATCGGAATGTTCAGCCAGTG encodes:
- a CDS encoding cytochrome b/b6 domain-containing protein, whose product is MPAEIVPAEEPPPEENRVGGGEPTRTIVVQHHALVRISHWLNIPILLMMILSGLSIYWASPVLKHAPDPGTGNTDYLADAGAWAVAHLPGQHGFPQPRNWFYDHFSLGHGILAEALRLHWLFAYLFMANGLVYLAGLVLGRGWRALVPRPRDAGGAFAMVRYYGGVLPAKILRRPWPHPPAREKYNALQKLGYFSMPVAGALAIATGWAIHKPAQLGWLERLFGGYDRARIWHLLLLVLFVGFVIPHVVLVIADGWDTLRSMVVGWSARLRGEEGDDGA